Proteins from one Ricinus communis isolate WT05 ecotype wild-type chromosome 9, ASM1957865v1, whole genome shotgun sequence genomic window:
- the LOC8278929 gene encoding ribonuclease 3-like protein 2 isoform X1 yields the protein MEASSSISAVEKILNYTFKNKQLVEEALTHSSYTASPNYQRLEFIGDAALGLALSNHVFLAYPDLDPGHLSLLRAANISTEKLARVAVKHGLFRFLRHNATALDDKVKEFSDAVLREEDEAVAHGGTVKAPKVLADIVESVAAAVYVDVNFDLQRLWVIFRGLLEPIVTPEDLQQQPQPMTMLFELCQKKGKEVDIVHWKSGTKNIASIYVDGGFVASGSSEQKETAKLNAAKGALQKLSHLMPSNLGHFEDVLKTIGGSFEIEGAKRKLHELCGKKKWPKPTYNIEKETGPSHEKKYVCSVQIATVDGVLYMRGDEKMRVKEADNSAASLMIRALQESNYL from the exons ATGGAGGCATCGTCATCAATATCTGCAGTAGAAAAAATCTTGAACTACACTTTCAAGAACAAGCAACTTGTGGAAGAAGCTCTAACACACTCCTCTTACACTGCCTCGCCCAATTATCAGCGCCTCGAGTTCATTGGCGACGCTGCTCTTGGGCTCGCACTCAGCAACCATGTCTTTCTCGCTTATCCCGATCTTGATCCCGGTCATTTGTCCTTGTTGCGTGCCGCTAATATCAGTACTGAGAAACTCGCTCGCGTTGCTGTCAAACATGGCCTCTTTCGCTTTTTGAGACACAACGCTACTGCTCTCGATGACAAG gTAAAGGAATTTAGTGATGCTGTGCTGCGTGAAGAAGATGAGGCAGTTGCTCATGGGGGCACAGTGAAAGCGCCTAAAGTTCTTGCTGACATTGTGGAGTCTGTAGCTGCTGCTGTTTATGTCGACGTAAATTTCGATCTTCAAAGACTTTGGGTG ataTTTAGAGGTCTTTTAGAGCCAATAGTTACGCCTGAAGACTTGCAGCAGCAACCGCAACCAATGACAATGTTGTTTGAGCTGTGtcaaaagaaagggaaggaaGTCGATATCGTACATTGGAAAAGTGGGACAAAAAATATTGCTAGTATTTACGTCGATGGAGGTTTTGTGGCCTCCGGTTCTTctgaacaaaaagaaactgCAAAGCTTAATGCTGCCAAGGGAGCTTTGCAGAAGTTATCTCATTTGATGCCTTCTAACCTTGGTCATTTTGAAGATGTCCTGAAGACCATCGGTGGATCATTTGAGATTGAAGGAGCAAAAAGGAAGCTACATGAACTCTGTGGCAAGAAAAAATGGCCCAAACCAACTTACAA CATTGAGAAAGAAACAGGTCCTTCACATGAGAAGAAATACGTATGCTCAGTTCAAATTGCAACTGTGGATGGTGTGCTCTACATGAGGGGAGATGAAAAAATGAGAGTAAAAGAGGCAGATAATTCTGCAGCTTCACTGATGATACGAGCTTTGCAAGAATCAAATTATCTATGA
- the LOC8278929 gene encoding ribonuclease 3-like protein 2 isoform X3 produces the protein MEASSSISAVEKILNYTFKNKQLVEEALTHSSYTASPNYQRLEFIGDAALGLALSNHVFLAYPDLDPGHLSLLRAANISTEKLARVAVKHGLFRFLRHNATALDDKVKEFSDAVLREEDEAVAHGGTVKAPKVLADIVESVAAAVYVDVNFDLQRLWVQPQPMTMLFELCQKKGKEVDIVHWKSGTKNIASIYVDGGFVASGSSEQKETAKLNAAKGALQKLSHLMPSNLGHFEDVLKTIGGSFEIEGAKRKLHELCGKKKWPKPTYNIEKETGPSHEKKYVCSVQIATVDGVLYMRGDEKMRVKEADNSAASLMIRALQESNYL, from the exons ATGGAGGCATCGTCATCAATATCTGCAGTAGAAAAAATCTTGAACTACACTTTCAAGAACAAGCAACTTGTGGAAGAAGCTCTAACACACTCCTCTTACACTGCCTCGCCCAATTATCAGCGCCTCGAGTTCATTGGCGACGCTGCTCTTGGGCTCGCACTCAGCAACCATGTCTTTCTCGCTTATCCCGATCTTGATCCCGGTCATTTGTCCTTGTTGCGTGCCGCTAATATCAGTACTGAGAAACTCGCTCGCGTTGCTGTCAAACATGGCCTCTTTCGCTTTTTGAGACACAACGCTACTGCTCTCGATGACAAG gTAAAGGAATTTAGTGATGCTGTGCTGCGTGAAGAAGATGAGGCAGTTGCTCATGGGGGCACAGTGAAAGCGCCTAAAGTTCTTGCTGACATTGTGGAGTCTGTAGCTGCTGCTGTTTATGTCGACGTAAATTTCGATCTTCAAAGACTTTGGGTG CAACCGCAACCAATGACAATGTTGTTTGAGCTGTGtcaaaagaaagggaaggaaGTCGATATCGTACATTGGAAAAGTGGGACAAAAAATATTGCTAGTATTTACGTCGATGGAGGTTTTGTGGCCTCCGGTTCTTctgaacaaaaagaaactgCAAAGCTTAATGCTGCCAAGGGAGCTTTGCAGAAGTTATCTCATTTGATGCCTTCTAACCTTGGTCATTTTGAAGATGTCCTGAAGACCATCGGTGGATCATTTGAGATTGAAGGAGCAAAAAGGAAGCTACATGAACTCTGTGGCAAGAAAAAATGGCCCAAACCAACTTACAA CATTGAGAAAGAAACAGGTCCTTCACATGAGAAGAAATACGTATGCTCAGTTCAAATTGCAACTGTGGATGGTGTGCTCTACATGAGGGGAGATGAAAAAATGAGAGTAAAAGAGGCAGATAATTCTGCAGCTTCACTGATGATACGAGCTTTGCAAGAATCAAATTATCTATGA
- the LOC8287620 gene encoding uncharacterized protein LOC8287620 gives MSKFKKSQVLMLTLLAALLFVTPLLSSSIRPKYLYFIINLLIVALGAEAGLLSAAFSKPILDHDRKHPVPVSTAQDHHQSSSPEQAKVSKTRVVEKSASEKIVRSSSITKVEKVKKCPSMPSLFFIGSGETEVVDQDVVQEHEEEAEEEEVEGISGQELFTKAETFIGNFYKQLKMQREESWKRIHGFYQKAF, from the coding sequence ATGAGCAAGTTCAAGAAGTCTCAAGTCCTAATGCTAACACTCTTAGCAGCACTTCTCTTTGTAACACCCCTTTTATCTTCTTCAATAAGGCCTAAGTACCTCTATTTCATCATTAATCTTCTTATCGTAGCTCTTGGTGCTGAAGCCGGCCTTCTCTCTGCAGCCTTCTCCAAGCCAATACTAGATCATGACAGAAAGCATCCTGTTCCTGTTTCCACAGCTCAAGATCATCATCAATCATCCTCACCTGAGCAGGCTAAAGTTTCTAAGACTAGGGTTGTCGAAAAATCTGCGTCTGAAAAGATTGTCAGGAGCTCGAGTATTACAAAGGTGGagaaagtaaagaaatgtCCTTCCATGCCAAGCCTGTTCTTTATAGGAAGTGGAGAGACAGAAGTAGTTGATCAAGATGTGGTTCAAGAACATGAAGAGGAagctgaagaagaagaagttgaaGGAATTAGTGGGCAAGAACTATTTACTAAAGCTGAGACGTTTATAGGCAACTTCTACAAGCAGTTAAAGATGCAAAGAGAAGAATCTTGGAAGCGGATTCATGGGTTTTATCAGAAAGCCTTTTAA
- the LOC8278929 gene encoding ribonuclease 3-like protein 2 isoform X4: MEASSSISAVEKILNYTFKNKQLVEEALTHSSYTASPNYQRLEFIGDAALGLALSNHVFLAYPDLDPGHLSLLRAANISTEKLARVAVKHGLFRFLRHNATALDDKVKEFSDAVLREEDEAVAHGGTVKAPKVLADIVESVAAAVYVDVNFDLQRLWVIFRGLLEPIVTPEDLQQQPQPMTMLFELCQKKGKEVDIVHWKSGTKNIASIYVDGGFVASGSSEQKETAKLNAAKGALQKLSHLMPSNLGHFEDVLKTIGGSFEIEGAKRKLHELCGKKKWPKPTYNSESRQLVGEINWIR; encoded by the exons ATGGAGGCATCGTCATCAATATCTGCAGTAGAAAAAATCTTGAACTACACTTTCAAGAACAAGCAACTTGTGGAAGAAGCTCTAACACACTCCTCTTACACTGCCTCGCCCAATTATCAGCGCCTCGAGTTCATTGGCGACGCTGCTCTTGGGCTCGCACTCAGCAACCATGTCTTTCTCGCTTATCCCGATCTTGATCCCGGTCATTTGTCCTTGTTGCGTGCCGCTAATATCAGTACTGAGAAACTCGCTCGCGTTGCTGTCAAACATGGCCTCTTTCGCTTTTTGAGACACAACGCTACTGCTCTCGATGACAAG gTAAAGGAATTTAGTGATGCTGTGCTGCGTGAAGAAGATGAGGCAGTTGCTCATGGGGGCACAGTGAAAGCGCCTAAAGTTCTTGCTGACATTGTGGAGTCTGTAGCTGCTGCTGTTTATGTCGACGTAAATTTCGATCTTCAAAGACTTTGGGTG ataTTTAGAGGTCTTTTAGAGCCAATAGTTACGCCTGAAGACTTGCAGCAGCAACCGCAACCAATGACAATGTTGTTTGAGCTGTGtcaaaagaaagggaaggaaGTCGATATCGTACATTGGAAAAGTGGGACAAAAAATATTGCTAGTATTTACGTCGATGGAGGTTTTGTGGCCTCCGGTTCTTctgaacaaaaagaaactgCAAAGCTTAATGCTGCCAAGGGAGCTTTGCAGAAGTTATCTCATTTGATGCCTTCTAACCTTGGTCATTTTGAAGATGTCCTGAAGACCATCGGTGGATCATTTGAGATTGAAGGAGCAAAAAGGAAGCTACATGAACTCTGTGGCAAGAAAAAATGGCCCAAACCAACTTACAA TTCAGAGAGCCGCCAACTGGTAGGAGAGATAAACTGGATAAGATGA
- the LOC8278929 gene encoding ribonuclease 3-like protein 2 isoform X2, translating into MEASSSISAVEKILNYTFKNKQLVEEALTHSSYTASPNYQRLEFIGDAALGLALSNHVFLAYPDLDPGHLSLLRAANISTEKLARVAVKHGLFRFLRHNATALDDKVKEFSDAVLREEDEAVAHGGTVKAPKVLADIVESVAAAVYVDVNFDLQRLWVQQPQPMTMLFELCQKKGKEVDIVHWKSGTKNIASIYVDGGFVASGSSEQKETAKLNAAKGALQKLSHLMPSNLGHFEDVLKTIGGSFEIEGAKRKLHELCGKKKWPKPTYNIEKETGPSHEKKYVCSVQIATVDGVLYMRGDEKMRVKEADNSAASLMIRALQESNYL; encoded by the exons ATGGAGGCATCGTCATCAATATCTGCAGTAGAAAAAATCTTGAACTACACTTTCAAGAACAAGCAACTTGTGGAAGAAGCTCTAACACACTCCTCTTACACTGCCTCGCCCAATTATCAGCGCCTCGAGTTCATTGGCGACGCTGCTCTTGGGCTCGCACTCAGCAACCATGTCTTTCTCGCTTATCCCGATCTTGATCCCGGTCATTTGTCCTTGTTGCGTGCCGCTAATATCAGTACTGAGAAACTCGCTCGCGTTGCTGTCAAACATGGCCTCTTTCGCTTTTTGAGACACAACGCTACTGCTCTCGATGACAAG gTAAAGGAATTTAGTGATGCTGTGCTGCGTGAAGAAGATGAGGCAGTTGCTCATGGGGGCACAGTGAAAGCGCCTAAAGTTCTTGCTGACATTGTGGAGTCTGTAGCTGCTGCTGTTTATGTCGACGTAAATTTCGATCTTCAAAGACTTTGGGTG CAGCAACCGCAACCAATGACAATGTTGTTTGAGCTGTGtcaaaagaaagggaaggaaGTCGATATCGTACATTGGAAAAGTGGGACAAAAAATATTGCTAGTATTTACGTCGATGGAGGTTTTGTGGCCTCCGGTTCTTctgaacaaaaagaaactgCAAAGCTTAATGCTGCCAAGGGAGCTTTGCAGAAGTTATCTCATTTGATGCCTTCTAACCTTGGTCATTTTGAAGATGTCCTGAAGACCATCGGTGGATCATTTGAGATTGAAGGAGCAAAAAGGAAGCTACATGAACTCTGTGGCAAGAAAAAATGGCCCAAACCAACTTACAA CATTGAGAAAGAAACAGGTCCTTCACATGAGAAGAAATACGTATGCTCAGTTCAAATTGCAACTGTGGATGGTGTGCTCTACATGAGGGGAGATGAAAAAATGAGAGTAAAAGAGGCAGATAATTCTGCAGCTTCACTGATGATACGAGCTTTGCAAGAATCAAATTATCTATGA
- the LOC8278928 gene encoding CCR4-NOT transcription complex subunit 9 isoform X2, translating into MANLPQSLSMNAQFGGPSASTPTAAGAPANKDRKMASAEHLVLDLSNPDLRENALLELSKNKELFQDLAPFVWNSFGTIAALIQEIVSIYPVLSPPNLSPAQSNRVCNALALLQCVASHPDTRMLFLNAHIPLYLYPFLNTTSKSRPFEYLRLTSLGVIGALVKVDDTEVISFLLSTEIIPLCLRTMEMGSELSKTVATFIVQKILLDDVGLDYICTTAERFFAVGRVLGNMVAALAEQPSSRLLKHIIRCYLRLSDNPRACDALRSCLPDMLRDNTFSSCLREDPTTRRWLQQLLHNVGVSRVPGLPAGAAFEHMLVSKADDSLSYY; encoded by the exons atGGCTAATCTGCCTCAATCTTTGTCGATGAACGCACAGTTCGGCGGGCCAAGCGCGTCGACTCCGACCGCAGCTGGGGCTCCGGCTAATAAGGACCGGAAGATGGCGTCCGCAGAGCATTTGGTGCTTGACCTAAGTAATCCTGATCTTCGAGAAAACGCTCTTCTTGAGCTCTCTAAG AACAAGGAATTATTTCAAGATTTGGCACCTTTCGTGTGGAATTCTTTTGGTACTATTGCTGCACTCATACAG GAGATAGTCTCTATATACCCTGTTTTATCACCACCAAACCTTTCTCCTGCACAATCAAATCGAGTTTGCAATGCTCTTGCACTTCTTCAG TGTGTAGCCTCTCATCCAGACACAAGGATGTTGTTCCTCAATG CTCATATACCTTTGTATCTTTACCCTTTCCTTAATACAACTAGCAAGTCAAGGCCTTTTGAGTACTTGAGACTTACCAGTTTAGGTGTCATTGGTGCCCTGGTGAAG GTTGATGACACTGAGGTTATTAGTTTCCTTCTCTCAACTGAAATAATTCCATTGTGTCTGCGTACCATGGAGATGGGCAGTGAATTATCGAAAACA GTTGCGACATTTATAGTGCAAAAGATTTTGTTGGATGATGTTGGCTTGGATTATATTTGCACCACAGCAGAACGGTTTTTTGCTGTTGGTAGAGTTTTGGGCAACATGGTTGCTGCACTTGCTGAACAACCCTCATCTCGGTTGCTAAAACATATTATTCGATGTTATCTTAGACTGTCAGATAATCCTAG GGCTTGTGACGCATTAAGAAGTTGCTTGCCAGACATGCTAAGAGATAACACCTTCAGTAGTTGCCTTCGG GAGGATCCGACAACAAGGCGATGGCTGCAGCAATTGCTTCACAATGTTGGAGTGAGTCGAGTTCCAGGGCTTCCGGCTGGGGCAGCATTTGAGCATATGCTG GTGTCAAAGGCAGATGACTCATTGTCTTACTATTAA
- the LOC8278928 gene encoding CCR4-NOT transcription complex subunit 9 isoform X1, translating into MANLPQSLSMNAQFGGPSASTPTAAGAPANKDRKMASAEHLVLDLSNPDLRENALLELSKKRELFQDLAPLLWNSFGTIAALLQEIVSIYPVLSPPNLSPAQSNRVCNALALLQCVASHPDTRMLFLNAHIPLYLYPFLNTTSKSRPFEYLRLTSLGVIGALVKVDDTEVISFLLSTEIIPLCLRTMEMGSELSKTVATFIVQKILLDDVGLDYICTTAERFFAVGRVLGNMVAALAEQPSSRLLKHIIRCYLRLSDNPRACDALRSCLPDMLRDNTFSSCLREDPTTRRWLQQLLHNVGVSRVPGLPAGAAFEHMLVSKADDSLSYY; encoded by the exons atGGCTAATCTGCCTCAATCTTTGTCGATGAACGCACAGTTCGGCGGGCCAAGCGCGTCGACTCCGACCGCAGCTGGGGCTCCGGCTAATAAGGACCGGAAGATGGCGTCCGCAGAGCATTTGGTGCTTGACCTAAGTAATCCTGATCTTCGAGAAAACGCTCTTCTTGAGCTCTCTAAG aagaGAGAATTATTTCAAGATTTGGCTCCATTGTTGTGGAATTCATTTGGTACTATTGCTGCACTTTTACAG GAGATAGTCTCTATATACCCTGTTTTATCACCACCAAACCTTTCTCCTGCACAATCAAATCGAGTTTGCAATGCTCTTGCACTTCTTCAG TGTGTAGCCTCTCATCCAGACACAAGGATGTTGTTCCTCAATG CTCATATACCTTTGTATCTTTACCCTTTCCTTAATACAACTAGCAAGTCAAGGCCTTTTGAGTACTTGAGACTTACCAGTTTAGGTGTCATTGGTGCCCTGGTGAAG GTTGATGACACTGAGGTTATTAGTTTCCTTCTCTCAACTGAAATAATTCCATTGTGTCTGCGTACCATGGAGATGGGCAGTGAATTATCGAAAACA GTTGCGACATTTATAGTGCAAAAGATTTTGTTGGATGATGTTGGCTTGGATTATATTTGCACCACAGCAGAACGGTTTTTTGCTGTTGGTAGAGTTTTGGGCAACATGGTTGCTGCACTTGCTGAACAACCCTCATCTCGGTTGCTAAAACATATTATTCGATGTTATCTTAGACTGTCAGATAATCCTAG GGCTTGTGACGCATTAAGAAGTTGCTTGCCAGACATGCTAAGAGATAACACCTTCAGTAGTTGCCTTCGG GAGGATCCGACAACAAGGCGATGGCTGCAGCAATTGCTTCACAATGTTGGAGTGAGTCGAGTTCCAGGGCTTCCGGCTGGGGCAGCATTTGAGCATATGCTG GTGTCAAAGGCAGATGACTCATTGTCTTACTATTAA